A window of Hyalangium gracile contains these coding sequences:
- a CDS encoding TOMM system kinase/cyclase fusion protein — MFSIAAGTVFQERYEILSKLGEGGFSQVYRARQKATGQEVAVKVLHFLHTGDEGLTARFQREMRLCARLYHPHIVRLIDSGSTEDGQLYTVFEYVPGRTLGDVLASEGALPPWEAAHLMLQVLDALGCAHKLGIVHRDLKPQNIMLTSTGVRRNSLVLDFGLGTLSDEDRREDLSRITRTRDTLGTPAYAAPEQLRGEPVTARTDLYAWGLIFLECLTGKRVVEGTSLQELVFKQLGSEPIPLPVWLEGHRLGRLLRRATEKDPKARDVTAQDLLLELEACVTQGWPSTEAGVPQSVVTPTHVPAEGERRQLTALCCGLRLAGEGADTADVEDLDAMLWTQHAAAIELARRREAWLGSVLGERLLLYFGYPQAQEDDALRAAHVALELKAELEQRSAQLARVHGVQLEVRVGLHTGLVIGRELRGEGIAGLPVLTGTTPGIAERLEALAQPGEILVSEVTAKVLRENFTLEPSGEHRVGSGTRPVAVFRLRDRQRVSASGLEGTPTGPMFGRTLERELLVQRWRQVVAGMGQGILITGEPGIGKTRLTQELAQQARATPHTFLECRCAPEWRNSTLRPVVDLLERMLGVGRDSTSEQITVALEKLLTRYGFELREFVPLFASLFPLKGTSDRYPQQTLSPQRQKEEILGGLLALIFEMAQQQPVLLVVEDLHWADPMTLELVTLLLKDASSARLCAVLTARPSFVPPWPSNQALQMQLSRLERPQVEEMVRRLTREAPLPREVVEQVVGRTDGVPLFVEELTRMVVESLARQGDAPGRESIPLAIPSTLRDSLMARLDRLGPTKGTLQLAAALGREFSYEVLEAAFPSSPEALKKDMDVLVAADLVHRRRGTRNPTYAFKHALIRDTAYESMVKPLRRQVHARIAAALEQRFPELAQQRPDLLARHYAAGDKKQEALVYAHKAALAALMRSADHEALSHATEALGWLDAVKDVRERARWELDLNGVITPAVMATRGWSDPSVKERVERSQALIDLLGNSPHVVPTLWALVNFHHLRAQHAQARGLVERLVSMEGLAEDVGHQIVVLPLKGDCLCAQGRFAEARECTLRALSFDAGTQPRQSLYLYGIEPRIYARLVLALAKWHLGLPDKAARMMETALALARELNHASTQAVAYIFALGLYLLREDHARHAELAEQAKELMERQRFSSQGAYCEVMRCWGKRDLEGMERALAMLDEQGSALLLPFYSSLAAQVEASLGRTEAATARLEGALRQARATDEGFSIFHVLIRLGSHLLETAPDPTAGEAYLREALALARERQARMLELRAALPLCRLLLRMQQRAEARELLVPLYGQFTEGLDAPDLVRARALIEELGGA; from the coding sequence TTGTTTTCGATCGCAGCGGGCACGGTGTTCCAGGAGCGCTACGAGATCCTCTCCAAGCTGGGGGAGGGTGGCTTCAGCCAGGTGTACCGGGCCCGCCAGAAGGCGACGGGGCAGGAGGTGGCGGTCAAGGTCCTGCACTTCCTGCACACGGGTGACGAGGGGCTCACCGCCCGCTTCCAGCGCGAGATGCGGCTGTGCGCGCGGCTCTACCACCCGCACATCGTCCGGCTCATCGACTCGGGGAGCACCGAGGACGGGCAGCTCTACACCGTCTTCGAGTACGTGCCGGGCCGGACGCTGGGGGACGTGCTCGCCTCGGAGGGGGCGCTGCCGCCGTGGGAGGCCGCGCACCTGATGCTCCAGGTGCTGGACGCGCTGGGCTGCGCGCACAAGCTGGGCATCGTCCACCGCGACCTCAAGCCGCAGAACATCATGCTCACCAGCACGGGCGTGCGGCGCAACTCGCTGGTGCTCGACTTCGGGCTGGGGACGCTGTCCGACGAGGACCGGCGGGAGGACCTCTCGCGCATCACCCGCACGCGCGACACGCTGGGCACGCCCGCCTACGCGGCGCCCGAGCAGCTCCGGGGCGAGCCGGTGACGGCGCGCACGGACCTGTACGCGTGGGGCCTCATCTTCCTGGAGTGCCTCACGGGCAAGCGGGTGGTGGAGGGCACCAGCCTGCAGGAGCTCGTCTTCAAGCAGCTGGGCTCCGAGCCCATCCCCCTGCCGGTGTGGCTCGAGGGCCACCGGCTCGGGCGGCTCCTGCGGCGGGCCACGGAGAAGGACCCCAAGGCCCGGGACGTCACCGCGCAGGATCTGCTGCTGGAGCTGGAGGCCTGCGTGACGCAGGGGTGGCCCTCCACGGAGGCCGGGGTTCCCCAGAGCGTGGTGACGCCGACCCACGTCCCCGCCGAGGGAGAGCGCCGACAGCTCACCGCCCTCTGCTGCGGCCTGAGGCTGGCCGGCGAGGGAGCCGACACGGCGGACGTCGAGGACCTGGACGCGATGCTGTGGACGCAGCACGCGGCCGCCATCGAGCTGGCGCGGCGGCGGGAGGCCTGGCTGGGCAGCGTCCTGGGAGAGCGGCTGCTGCTGTACTTCGGCTATCCGCAGGCGCAGGAGGACGACGCCCTGCGCGCGGCCCACGTGGCGCTGGAGCTGAAGGCGGAGCTGGAGCAGCGCAGCGCGCAGCTGGCGCGGGTCCACGGCGTCCAGCTGGAGGTCCGGGTGGGCCTCCACACCGGGCTCGTCATCGGCCGCGAGCTGCGGGGAGAGGGCATCGCGGGGCTGCCGGTCCTCACGGGCACCACGCCCGGCATCGCCGAGCGGCTGGAGGCGCTCGCCCAGCCGGGAGAGATCCTCGTCAGCGAGGTGACGGCCAAGGTGCTGCGGGAGAACTTCACCCTGGAGCCCTCGGGAGAGCACCGCGTGGGCTCGGGCACGCGGCCGGTGGCGGTGTTCCGCCTGCGTGACAGGCAGCGCGTCTCCGCGTCGGGCCTGGAGGGCACCCCCACCGGGCCGATGTTCGGCCGGACGCTCGAGCGGGAGCTGCTGGTGCAGCGCTGGCGGCAGGTGGTGGCGGGCATGGGGCAGGGCATCCTCATCACCGGCGAGCCGGGCATCGGGAAGACGCGGCTGACGCAGGAGCTGGCCCAGCAGGCGCGCGCCACGCCACACACCTTCCTGGAGTGCCGCTGCGCTCCCGAGTGGCGCAACAGCACGCTGCGGCCGGTGGTGGACTTGCTGGAGCGGATGCTGGGCGTGGGCCGGGACTCGACGTCCGAGCAGATCACCGTCGCGCTCGAGAAGCTGCTGACGCGCTACGGCTTCGAGCTCCGGGAGTTCGTGCCGCTGTTCGCCTCGCTCTTCCCCCTCAAGGGGACCTCGGATCGCTACCCGCAGCAGACGCTGTCTCCCCAGCGCCAGAAGGAGGAGATCCTCGGCGGGCTGCTGGCGCTCATCTTCGAGATGGCCCAGCAGCAGCCGGTGCTGCTGGTGGTGGAGGACCTGCACTGGGCCGACCCGATGACGCTGGAGCTGGTGACGCTGCTGCTGAAGGACGCCTCCAGCGCGCGCCTGTGCGCCGTCCTCACCGCGCGTCCGTCGTTCGTGCCACCGTGGCCCTCCAACCAGGCGCTCCAGATGCAGCTCAGCCGGCTGGAGCGCCCGCAGGTGGAGGAGATGGTGCGCAGGCTCACCCGGGAGGCGCCGCTGCCGCGCGAGGTGGTGGAGCAGGTGGTGGGCCGCACGGATGGCGTGCCCCTCTTCGTCGAGGAGCTGACGCGCATGGTGGTGGAGTCCCTGGCCCGGCAGGGCGATGCCCCGGGGCGGGAGTCCATCCCCCTGGCCATCCCCAGCACGCTGAGGGACTCGCTGATGGCGCGACTGGATCGGCTCGGGCCGACCAAGGGCACCCTCCAGCTCGCCGCCGCGCTGGGGCGTGAGTTCAGCTACGAGGTGCTCGAGGCCGCCTTCCCGAGCAGCCCGGAGGCGCTGAAGAAGGACATGGATGTGCTGGTGGCGGCGGACCTCGTCCACCGGCGGCGCGGCACCCGCAACCCCACGTACGCGTTCAAGCACGCGCTCATCCGCGACACGGCCTACGAGTCCATGGTGAAGCCGCTGCGCCGCCAGGTGCATGCCCGCATCGCGGCGGCCCTGGAGCAGCGCTTCCCGGAGCTGGCGCAGCAGCGCCCGGACCTGCTCGCCCGGCACTACGCCGCGGGCGACAAGAAGCAGGAGGCGCTCGTCTACGCGCACAAGGCGGCGCTGGCGGCGCTGATGCGCTCGGCCGACCACGAGGCCCTGAGCCACGCCACGGAGGCGCTCGGGTGGCTGGATGCCGTCAAGGACGTGCGGGAGCGCGCGCGGTGGGAGCTGGACCTCAACGGCGTCATCACTCCGGCGGTGATGGCCACCCGGGGCTGGTCTGATCCGTCGGTCAAGGAGCGGGTGGAGCGCAGCCAGGCGCTCATCGATCTGCTCGGGAACAGCCCTCACGTGGTCCCCACGCTGTGGGCGCTGGTGAACTTCCACCACCTGCGCGCCCAGCATGCGCAGGCGCGCGGCCTGGTGGAGCGGCTCGTCTCCATGGAAGGGCTGGCCGAGGACGTCGGCCATCAGATCGTCGTGCTCCCCCTGAAGGGAGACTGTCTGTGCGCCCAGGGGCGCTTCGCGGAGGCCCGCGAGTGCACGCTCCGGGCCTTGTCATTCGACGCGGGCACCCAGCCTCGGCAGTCGCTCTACCTGTATGGAATCGAGCCTCGCATCTATGCCCGGCTCGTCCTGGCGCTGGCGAAGTGGCACCTGGGGCTGCCCGACAAGGCCGCGCGGATGATGGAGACCGCGCTGGCCCTGGCGCGCGAGCTGAACCACGCCAGCACGCAGGCGGTGGCCTACATCTTCGCGCTCGGGCTGTACCTGCTCCGGGAGGATCACGCCCGGCACGCCGAGCTGGCGGAGCAGGCCAAGGAGCTGATGGAGCGTCAGCGCTTCTCGTCCCAGGGGGCGTACTGCGAGGTCATGCGCTGCTGGGGGAAGCGGGACCTGGAGGGGATGGAGCGGGCGCTCGCGATGCTGGATGAGCAGGGCAGCGCGCTGCTCCTGCCCTTCTATTCGTCACTCGCGGCGCAGGTGGAAGCCTCGCTCGGCAGGACGGAGGCCGCCACGGCGCGTCTTGAGGGAGCCCTCCGTCAGGCACGCGCCACGGACGAGGGGTTCTCGATCTTCCACGTCCTCATCCGCCTGGGCAGCCACCTGCTGGAGACGGCGCCGGACCCCACCGCGGGCGAGGCCTATCTCCGGGAGGCGCTGGCGCTGGCTCGGGAGCGGCAGGCGAGGATGCTGGAGCTGCGAGCCGCGCTCCCGCTCTGCCGGCTCCTGCTCCGCATGCAGCAGCGCGCGGAGGCCCGCGAGCTGCTGGTGCCCCTCTACGGCCAGTTCACCGAGGGCCTGGACGCGCCGGACCTGGTGCGGGCCCGAGCGCTCATCGAGGAGCTGGGAGGCGCCTGA
- a CDS encoding cytochrome ubiquinol oxidase subunit I, protein MDDLLYARAQMGLSLAFHIVFAAAGVALPVLMVLSDWKARRTGDADYRLLSQKLAKGTAILFAVGAVSGTVLSFELGLLWPEFMGQYGEVIGFPFSLEGVAFFTEAIFLGIYLYGRERVSPGLHLFSGVMVALSGAASAFFVTLVNVFMNNPTGFTPTPTGPTNIQPLVAMFGPGWQYQTAHVLLSCYQASAFAMAGIHAFVLLRHPGSAFHRKALAVALPLACITALAQPLVGDFLAKHTAEARPEKLAAMEGLFETQRGAPLSVGGLPDEETATMPYALEIPRALSILAFGDPDAEVRGLKEFPRENWPPVAKVHLSFQLMVGTGSAMALLALVTLVLRWRRREWPSGPRMMRAWLLASPLGLVALEAGWMVTEWGRQPWIIHGVMRTSEAVTPVPHLAAPFWTFTLVYLFLGLVVAFLLARQVAGTLPGREADDAH, encoded by the coding sequence GTGGATGATCTGCTCTATGCGCGGGCCCAGATGGGGCTGTCGCTGGCGTTTCACATCGTCTTCGCCGCGGCGGGCGTGGCGCTGCCGGTGCTGATGGTGCTCAGTGACTGGAAGGCCCGGCGCACGGGGGACGCGGACTACCGGCTGTTGAGCCAGAAGCTGGCCAAGGGCACGGCCATCCTCTTCGCGGTGGGCGCGGTGAGCGGCACGGTGCTCTCGTTCGAGCTGGGCCTGCTGTGGCCCGAGTTCATGGGGCAGTACGGGGAGGTCATCGGCTTCCCCTTCAGCCTCGAGGGCGTGGCCTTCTTCACCGAGGCCATCTTCCTGGGCATCTACCTGTACGGCCGCGAGCGGGTGTCACCCGGGCTGCACCTGTTCTCCGGGGTGATGGTGGCGCTGAGCGGCGCGGCGAGCGCCTTCTTCGTCACGCTGGTCAACGTCTTCATGAACAACCCCACGGGCTTCACGCCCACGCCGACGGGGCCCACGAACATCCAGCCGCTGGTGGCCATGTTCGGCCCGGGCTGGCAGTACCAGACGGCCCACGTGCTGCTGTCGTGCTACCAGGCGAGCGCCTTCGCGATGGCGGGCATCCACGCCTTCGTGCTGCTGCGGCACCCGGGCTCGGCGTTCCACCGCAAGGCGCTGGCGGTGGCGCTGCCGCTGGCGTGCATCACCGCGCTCGCTCAGCCGCTGGTGGGAGACTTCCTGGCGAAGCACACCGCCGAGGCGCGCCCGGAGAAGCTGGCGGCGATGGAGGGCCTCTTCGAGACGCAGCGTGGCGCGCCGCTGAGCGTGGGCGGGCTGCCGGACGAGGAGACGGCCACCATGCCCTACGCGCTGGAGATTCCGCGTGCCCTCTCCATCCTGGCCTTCGGGGATCCAGACGCGGAGGTGCGGGGCCTGAAGGAGTTCCCTCGGGAGAACTGGCCGCCCGTGGCCAAGGTGCACCTGTCCTTCCAGCTCATGGTGGGCACCGGGAGCGCCATGGCGCTGCTCGCGCTGGTGACGCTGGTGCTGCGCTGGCGGCGGCGCGAGTGGCCTTCAGGGCCGCGGATGATGCGCGCGTGGCTGCTGGCCTCGCCGCTCGGGCTGGTGGCGCTGGAGGCCGGGTGGATGGTCACCGAGTGGGGCCGCCAGCCGTGGATCATCCACGGGGTGATGCGCACCTCGGAGGCGGTGACGCCCGTGCCGCACCTGGCCGCCCCCTTCTGGACCTTCACGCTCGTGTACCTCTTCCTGGGGCTGGTGGTGGCCTTCCTCCTCGCGCGGCAGGTGGCCGGGACGCTGCCCGGCCGGGAGGCGGACGATGCCCACTGA
- a CDS encoding sterol desaturase family protein, whose protein sequence is MDNSHIPDLLTPAVPFFIVSVLVEAFVVKRLKDQGRDVAGHTVKDTAASLSMGLGNLFINFFWKGVAFAFYLALYHLTPLRLGSLGALSWVLIFFGEDLCYYWFHRVHHESRFFWAGHVSHHSSQHYNLSTALRQPWTTPITGVPFWAPLALLGFHPAMIVTAQSISLLYQYWIHTESIGRLGPLEWVLNTPSHHRVHHAANPQYLDKNYAGVLIIWDRLFGTFEPEVEKPVYGLTKNIHTYNPVRIAFHEFGAIWKDLRRPEPLRLRLARAFRNPAWKPPEEKAAPPSTLPA, encoded by the coding sequence ATGGACAACTCCCACATTCCCGACCTGCTCACCCCGGCCGTGCCGTTCTTCATCGTGTCGGTGCTCGTCGAGGCCTTCGTGGTGAAGCGGCTGAAGGATCAGGGGCGCGACGTCGCTGGCCACACGGTGAAGGACACCGCCGCCAGCCTCTCCATGGGCCTGGGCAACCTCTTCATCAACTTCTTCTGGAAGGGCGTCGCCTTCGCCTTCTACCTGGCGCTCTACCACCTCACGCCACTGAGGCTCGGCTCGCTGGGCGCGCTGTCCTGGGTGCTCATCTTCTTCGGTGAGGACCTCTGCTACTACTGGTTCCACCGCGTCCATCACGAGAGCCGCTTCTTCTGGGCCGGCCACGTCAGCCACCACTCCAGCCAGCACTACAACCTCTCCACGGCGCTGCGGCAGCCGTGGACCACCCCCATCACCGGCGTGCCCTTCTGGGCGCCCCTGGCGCTGCTCGGGTTCCACCCGGCGATGATTGTCACCGCCCAGTCCATCAGCCTCCTCTATCAGTACTGGATCCACACCGAGTCCATCGGTCGGCTCGGGCCCCTGGAGTGGGTGCTCAACACGCCCTCGCACCACCGCGTCCACCACGCGGCCAATCCCCAGTACCTCGACAAGAACTACGCCGGCGTCCTCATCATCTGGGACCGCCTCTTCGGCACCTTCGAGCCCGAGGTGGAGAAGCCCGTGTACGGGCTGACCAAGAACATCCACACGTACAACCCGGTGCGCATCGCCTTCCACGAGTTCGGCGCCATCTGGAAGGACTTGCGGCGCCCCGAGCCCCTGCGGCTCCGGCTCGCCCGCGCCTTCCGCAACCCGGCCTGGAAGCCCCCCGAAGAGAAAGCCGCTCCTCCGTCGACGCTCCCAGCCTGA
- a CDS encoding glucose-6-phosphate isomerase produces MSQRALWERYKKYLCVCPSVGFTLDISRMNFSATFLEEMAAPMRSAFRAMEALEQGAIANPDEKRRVGHYWLRAPELAPEAEIGRAIRDTLADVHWFAEELHAGRIAPQTAERFTHLLVVGIGGSALGPQLVADALGGPADPMRIFFFDNTDPDGMDRVLAQLGDKLPETLTLVISKSGGTKETRNGMLEAERAYKARSLDFGAHAVAITGANSELDQYAKKHGWLRAFPMWDWVGGRTSVLSAVGLLPARLQGLDVDALLSGARDMDRETRQQDVLRNPAALLALMWFHAGNGRGAKDMVILPYKDRLMLMSKYLQQLVMESLGKELSLKGEVVNQGLAVYGNKGSTDQHAYVQQLREGVHNFFATFIEVLQDRQGPSMAVEENTTSGDYLLGFLLGTRRALFEKGRESITLTVPDVSPRTLGALIALYERAVGLYASLVDINAYHQPGVEAGKKAAGAVLELQRKLLTHLRAKRGSASSVEELATAVGAADEAETVFKILEHLAANPDHGVERTPGATPFEARFGGK; encoded by the coding sequence ATGAGCCAGCGAGCGCTGTGGGAGCGATACAAGAAGTACCTGTGCGTCTGCCCGTCCGTGGGCTTCACGCTCGACATCTCGCGGATGAACTTCTCCGCCACCTTCCTGGAAGAGATGGCCGCGCCCATGCGCTCGGCCTTCAGGGCCATGGAGGCCCTGGAGCAGGGCGCCATCGCCAACCCGGACGAGAAGCGCCGCGTGGGCCACTACTGGCTGCGCGCCCCCGAGCTGGCGCCCGAGGCGGAGATCGGCCGCGCCATCCGCGACACCCTCGCGGACGTGCACTGGTTCGCCGAGGAGCTCCACGCCGGCCGCATCGCCCCGCAGACCGCCGAGCGCTTCACCCACCTGCTCGTCGTCGGCATCGGCGGCTCGGCGCTGGGGCCCCAGCTCGTGGCCGACGCGCTGGGCGGCCCCGCCGACCCGATGCGCATCTTCTTCTTCGACAACACGGACCCGGATGGGATGGACCGTGTCCTGGCGCAGCTTGGAGACAAGCTGCCGGAGACGCTCACCCTCGTCATCAGCAAGTCGGGCGGCACCAAGGAGACGCGCAACGGCATGCTGGAGGCCGAGCGCGCCTACAAGGCCCGCAGCCTCGACTTCGGCGCGCACGCGGTGGCCATCACCGGCGCCAACAGCGAGCTGGACCAGTACGCGAAGAAGCACGGCTGGCTGCGCGCCTTCCCGATGTGGGACTGGGTCGGCGGTCGCACCTCCGTGCTGTCCGCGGTGGGCCTGCTGCCCGCCCGACTCCAGGGGCTGGACGTGGACGCGCTGCTGTCAGGCGCCCGGGACATGGACCGAGAGACGCGCCAGCAGGACGTGCTGCGCAACCCGGCCGCGCTGCTGGCCCTGATGTGGTTCCACGCCGGCAACGGGCGCGGCGCCAAGGACATGGTCATCCTGCCGTATAAGGACCGGCTGATGCTGATGTCCAAGTACCTGCAGCAGCTCGTGATGGAGTCGCTCGGCAAGGAGCTGTCGCTCAAGGGCGAGGTGGTGAACCAGGGCCTCGCCGTCTACGGCAACAAGGGCTCCACCGACCAGCACGCCTACGTGCAGCAGCTGCGTGAGGGCGTCCACAACTTCTTCGCCACCTTCATCGAGGTGCTCCAGGACCGGCAGGGCCCCTCCATGGCCGTGGAGGAGAACACCACCAGCGGCGACTACCTGCTGGGCTTCCTCCTGGGCACGCGGCGCGCCCTCTTCGAGAAGGGCCGCGAGTCCATCACCCTCACCGTGCCGGACGTGAGCCCGCGCACGCTGGGAGCCCTCATCGCGCTGTATGAGCGCGCGGTCGGCCTCTACGCCTCCCTGGTGGACATCAACGCCTACCACCAGCCCGGCGTCGAGGCCGGCAAGAAGGCCGCCGGCGCGGTGCTGGAGCTCCAGCGCAAGCTGCTCACCCACCTGCGCGCGAAGAGGGGCAGCGCGAGCTCCGTGGAGGAGCTGGCCACCGCCGTGGGCGCCGCCGACGAGGCGGAGACGGTGTTCAAGATCCTCGAGCACCTGGCCGCCAACCCGGACCACGGCGTGGAGCGCACCCCGGGCGCCACGCCCTTCGAGGCCCGCTTCGGCGGCAAGTGA
- a CDS encoding amidohydrolase family protein: MSSQSRWGSWGGLGLLIALVGCATTQTAQPVPAAPTPATGAPAVIAFVGVSVLPLDSDRVLGEQTVVVRGDRIVAVGPSASTPVPEGAMRIDGRGRYLMPGLADMHLHLLPGEGAPADPAGQQMALLLANGVTTARALGGPPSGLALRERIARGEVLGPMLRVAGPSFHAKSVQGPEQARQRVREQKAAGYDLLKTHGGLNRETYDAMMAEAKAQGLRVSGHVTQEIGLAHALASGQQIEHLDGYLAALLPPGDTTPVDQVEFGAALARMDPARIPALAEATKRAGTFNSPTLALFELVASDGAVPELRTNRELRYVPTTAVDAWTKELLTGPLAEAPASGKHRLLALRRQVLQGLHAAGTPLLVGSDSPQLFMVTGFAVHREMEAMAAAGLPPLTVLQAATRNAAAWFGESDQWGTVAPGLRADLLLLNANPLQDVALTRALVGVMVRGQWLPRGELDAKLDQVATAAKAPPG; encoded by the coding sequence ATGTCGTCGCAATCCAGGTGGGGCTCGTGGGGAGGGCTCGGGCTGCTCATCGCGCTCGTGGGGTGCGCCACCACGCAGACGGCTCAGCCGGTGCCCGCCGCTCCGACCCCCGCCACGGGCGCTCCGGCGGTCATCGCCTTCGTCGGTGTCTCCGTCCTCCCGCTGGACTCCGATCGGGTGCTCGGCGAGCAGACGGTGGTGGTGCGCGGCGACCGCATCGTCGCCGTGGGCCCCTCCGCCTCCACCCCCGTGCCCGAGGGGGCGATGCGCATCGACGGGCGCGGCCGCTACCTCATGCCAGGGCTGGCGGACATGCACCTCCACCTGCTGCCCGGTGAGGGAGCCCCCGCCGATCCCGCCGGCCAGCAGATGGCGTTACTTCTCGCCAATGGCGTCACCACCGCACGCGCCCTGGGCGGGCCCCCGAGCGGCCTGGCCCTGAGGGAGCGCATCGCGCGAGGCGAGGTGCTCGGGCCCATGCTGCGCGTGGCGGGGCCCTCCTTCCACGCGAAGTCCGTCCAGGGGCCGGAGCAGGCCAGGCAGCGGGTGCGCGAGCAGAAGGCCGCTGGCTATGACCTGCTCAAGACCCACGGCGGCCTCAACCGGGAGACGTACGACGCCATGATGGCCGAGGCCAAGGCCCAGGGCCTGCGCGTGAGCGGCCACGTCACGCAGGAGATCGGCCTCGCGCACGCGCTCGCCTCTGGCCAGCAGATCGAGCACCTCGATGGCTACCTGGCCGCGCTCCTGCCTCCCGGGGACACCACTCCCGTGGACCAGGTGGAGTTCGGCGCGGCCCTCGCCCGGATGGACCCGGCTCGCATCCCCGCGCTCGCCGAGGCCACGAAGCGGGCCGGCACCTTCAACTCCCCCACCCTGGCCCTCTTCGAGCTCGTCGCCAGCGATGGCGCCGTCCCCGAGCTGCGAACCAACCGCGAGCTGCGCTACGTGCCCACCACCGCCGTGGACGCCTGGACGAAGGAGCTGCTCACCGGCCCGCTGGCGGAGGCTCCCGCTTCCGGCAAGCACCGGCTCCTCGCGCTGCGTCGCCAGGTGCTCCAGGGGCTCCACGCGGCGGGCACCCCGCTGCTGGTGGGCTCGGACTCGCCCCAGCTCTTCATGGTGACCGGCTTCGCCGTCCACCGGGAGATGGAGGCCATGGCCGCCGCGGGCCTGCCCCCGCTCACCGTGCTCCAGGCCGCCACGCGCAACGCCGCCGCCTGGTTCGGCGAGAGCGACCAGTGGGGCACCGTCGCCCCCGGCCTGCGCGCGGACCTGCTGCTGCTCAACGCCAACCCGCTCCAGGACGTGGCGCTCACCCGGGCCCTCGTCGGCGTCATGGTGCGCGGCCAGTGGCTCCCCCGCGGCGAGCTGGACGCGAAGCTGGACCAGGTGGCCACCGCCGCCAAGGCGCCCCCTGGGTGA
- a CDS encoding TetR/AcrR family transcriptional regulator codes for MPQRKARSGTPARPHRTQQERREETRRRLLDATITVLVEQGYARLTTNEVAKRAGVSQGAIFTHFETKADLLCASVELLFPRLIQDYLAGLGAQPAGRDRISAAIQGLWVVFQRPELQAAIELYVAARTDPELQAALAAMEGPHRDNLVRVARELFPEAASHKEFEAVVELVVDAVQGAVIARVARPDHPSLQRMLKVLTRFVHRSFSRGRHRPLERA; via the coding sequence ATGCCCCAGCGAAAGGCCCGCTCAGGGACGCCCGCGCGTCCCCACCGCACCCAGCAGGAGCGACGCGAGGAGACGCGCCGCCGGCTGCTCGACGCCACCATCACCGTGCTGGTGGAGCAGGGCTACGCGCGACTCACGACGAACGAGGTGGCGAAGCGGGCGGGCGTCTCCCAGGGCGCCATCTTCACCCACTTCGAGACCAAGGCCGACCTGCTCTGCGCCTCCGTGGAGCTGCTCTTTCCCCGCCTCATCCAGGACTATCTGGCCGGGCTCGGCGCCCAGCCGGCCGGGCGCGACCGCATCAGCGCCGCCATCCAGGGGCTGTGGGTCGTCTTCCAGCGCCCCGAGCTGCAAGCCGCCATCGAGCTGTACGTCGCCGCGCGCACCGACCCCGAGCTCCAGGCCGCGCTGGCCGCCATGGAGGGCCCCCACCGCGACAACCTGGTGCGCGTGGCGCGCGAGCTGTTCCCCGAGGCCGCCTCGCACAAGGAGTTCGAGGCCGTCGTCGAGCTCGTCGTCGACGCGGTGCAGGGCGCCGTCATCGCTCGCGTGGCCCGTCCGGACCACCCCTCCCTCCAGCGCATGCTCAAGGTCCTCACGCGCTTCGTCCACCGCAGCTTCTCCCGGGGCCGGCACCGCCCGCTCGAGCGGGCCTAA
- a CDS encoding cytochrome d ubiquinol oxidase subunit II, whose translation MPTELLLAFAVAGTFVLYSIFGGADFGGGVWDLLASGPRKAEQRALIARALGPVWEVNHVWLIVGLVLLFSGFSRAFAVLTVALHVPLTLLLLGIVFRGTAFTFRTYDARGDLVQRRWGLVFSVASVISPVLLGMCVGAVVSGRIRVEGRVVVSGFFAPWLTPFSVAVGVLALCLFAFLAAVYLTAEADSEPLREDFRRRALLSGGAVFLAALGVLVLAREAAPRVWSGLLHAPFALALHAITALSAVATFVLLWRRRFSWARVTAAAQVGFIVLGWAASQYPYLVVPDVTIQAAAVSPNVLRLLMVAIAVGAALVVPSIVLLLRVFEARPPRT comes from the coding sequence ATGCCCACTGAGCTCCTCCTGGCCTTCGCGGTGGCGGGGACGTTCGTCCTCTACTCCATCTTCGGCGGAGCGGACTTCGGCGGCGGCGTATGGGACTTGCTCGCCTCGGGCCCACGCAAGGCGGAGCAGCGCGCGCTCATCGCCCGCGCCCTCGGCCCGGTGTGGGAGGTGAACCACGTCTGGCTCATCGTCGGCCTGGTGCTGCTCTTCAGCGGCTTCTCTCGCGCCTTCGCCGTGCTCACCGTGGCGCTGCACGTGCCGCTGACGCTGCTCCTGCTGGGCATCGTCTTCCGAGGCACGGCGTTCACCTTCCGCACGTACGACGCGCGGGGAGACCTGGTGCAGCGGCGCTGGGGGCTCGTCTTCAGCGTGGCCAGCGTCATCTCTCCCGTGCTGCTGGGCATGTGCGTGGGCGCGGTGGTGAGCGGCCGCATCCGCGTGGAGGGCCGCGTGGTGGTGAGCGGCTTCTTCGCGCCGTGGCTGACGCCGTTCTCCGTCGCGGTGGGCGTGCTGGCGCTGTGCCTCTTCGCGTTCCTCGCGGCGGTGTACCTCACGGCGGAGGCGGACTCCGAGCCGCTGCGCGAGGACTTCCGGCGCCGGGCGTTGCTCTCGGGTGGGGCGGTGTTCCTCGCGGCGCTCGGCGTGCTGGTGCTCGCGCGGGAGGCCGCGCCGCGCGTCTGGAGCGGGCTGCTCCACGCGCCCTTCGCGCTGGCGCTGCACGCCATCACGGCGCTGTCGGCGGTGGCGACCTTCGTGCTGTTGTGGCGGCGGCGCTTTTCCTGGGCCCGTGTCACGGCGGCGGCGCAGGTGGGCTTCATCGTGCTCGGCTGGGCCGCGTCCCAGTACCCCTACCTGGTGGTGCCGGACGTGACGATCCAGGCCGCGGCCGTCAGCCCGAACGTGCTGCGCCTGCTGATGGTCGCCATCGCCGTGGGAGCCGCCCTCGTCGTCCCCTCCATCGTCCTGCTGCTGCGTGTCTTCGAGGCGCGGCCTCCGCGAACGTGA